In the Nitrospirales bacterium LBB_01 genome, one interval contains:
- a CDS encoding glucose-6-phosphate isomerase, whose product MLEVYFGNMLEEVIGEKGLSLSQIEGIREKVLSAHKQIEERKWKELAFLDLGSQKTTEIKKIARNIRETSEHFVILGIGGSAIGPRAILESLSPLHNYRGKPKIHIFDNIDPRTIATMLEVIDPAKTTVNVVTKSGNTAETIATFMLLWDKIEKAVGSDVVNRFILTTNPEKGIIRSLIKEYNIKNLEIPTTIVGRYSVLTTGLLLAEVAGISSDELLRGAYEITEKCKSGELWENPAYIFSSLLYLMSTEEGRNINVIMPYADGLKAFSDWFCQLWAESLGKLGFGITPYPSVGTTDQHSQLQLWMEGPEDKVVIFIKIKDYGRDIMIPMVLSDKEGFNCLAGRSLNELMSTALQSTEHSLSNASKPNVTIAIPILDAYHVGQLFQFFEIATAFLGFLFGVNPFNQPWVETGKNNLYGALGKPGFQTRNEQIEKMLKDSVCWKI is encoded by the coding sequence ATGTTAGAAGTTTACTTTGGCAATATGCTGGAGGAGGTAATAGGGGAAAAGGGACTTTCTCTCAGCCAGATAGAGGGGATAAGAGAGAAAGTATTAAGCGCTCATAAACAAATAGAGGAAAGAAAGTGGAAAGAGCTTGCCTTTTTAGACCTTGGCAGCCAAAAAACAACAGAAATAAAGAAAATCGCACGCAACATCAGAGAAACATCGGAACATTTTGTGATTCTTGGCATTGGCGGCTCAGCTATCGGTCCACGAGCAATACTGGAGTCCCTCAGCCCTCTTCATAACTACAGGGGAAAACCAAAAATTCATATCTTTGACAACATTGACCCCAGAACCATAGCCACTATGCTTGAAGTAATTGATCCAGCAAAGACCACTGTTAACGTCGTTACAAAATCCGGGAACACCGCCGAAACCATAGCCACCTTTATGCTCCTGTGGGATAAGATAGAAAAAGCCGTAGGCAGCGATGTAGTCAACAGGTTTATATTGACAACAAACCCGGAAAAAGGCATAATCCGCAGTCTAATTAAAGAATATAACATAAAAAACCTTGAAATCCCCACAACGATAGTCGGCAGGTATTCTGTCTTGACCACTGGGCTTCTTCTTGCCGAGGTAGCGGGCATTAGCTCCGATGAGCTGCTAAGGGGGGCCTATGAGATTACTGAAAAGTGTAAGTCAGGAGAGTTATGGGAAAATCCGGCCTATATATTTTCATCCCTGTTATATCTTATGAGCACTGAGGAGGGAAGGAACATTAACGTAATAATGCCTTATGCCGATGGCCTTAAAGCGTTTTCAGACTGGTTTTGCCAGTTGTGGGCAGAGAGTCTTGGAAAGCTTGGCTTTGGTATCACACCGTATCCGTCTGTTGGAACCACAGACCAGCACTCGCAGCTTCAACTGTGGATGGAGGGGCCGGAGGATAAGGTCGTCATATTTATAAAGATAAAAGATTATGGCAGAGACATTATGATACCAATGGTTCTTAGCGACAAAGAAGGTTTTAACTGTTTGGCGGGGCGCTCCCTTAATGAGCTTATGAGTACCGCTTTGCAATCCACCGAGCATTCGCTCTCAAATGCTTCCAAACCCAACGTCACAATAGCCATACCTATCCTGGATGCTTATCACGTTGGTCAGTTATTTCAGTTTTTTGAGATAGCAACTGCTTTTCTTGGCTTTTTATTTGGTGTTAATCCTTTTAATCAGCCGTGGGTGGAGACCGGTAAAAATAACCTATACGGCGCTCTGGGCAAGCCAGGGTTTCAAACCCGTAATGAGCAGATAGAAAAGATGCTGAAAGACTCTGTTTGCTGGAAAATATAA